Proteins from a genomic interval of Neovison vison isolate M4711 chromosome 4, ASM_NN_V1, whole genome shotgun sequence:
- the EFCAB10 gene encoding EF-hand calcium-binding domain-containing protein 10 isoform X1 — MQAGGSRELEARNYLEKHRIMELVNYLTSTLLFFRPEKPREYLISILERLRIAKVTGVAFPFFMDHSNIVSMFEMMDTSHKGTISFVQYREGLKTLGLLDEDEVLQDDGHVITLEKFRSEVKHSEFPNQTQESIINMHSTLIFKKNLFAVFDYLQ; from the exons ATGCAGGCGGGCggcagcagggagctggaggcCAGGAATTACTTGGAAAAACACCGGATTATGGAGTTGGTAAACTATCTCACCAGCACCCTGCTCTTTTTCCGGCCGG AAAAACCAAGAGAGTATTTAATATCTATATTGGAACGACTGAGAATTGCCAAAGTAACAGGCgtggcttttcctttctttatggaTCACTCTAACATCGTGTCTATGTTTGAGATGATGGACACTTCACATAAAGGCACCATATCATTTGTGCAGTACCGAGAAG GCCTGAAAACCCTGGGTCTGTTGGATGAAGATGAAGTTTTACAAGATGATGGACATGTGATAACTTTGGAAAAATTCAGATCTGAAGT GAAACACAGTGAATTTCCAAACCAAACACAGGAATCAATTATAAACATGCATtctacattgatttttaaaaaaaatttatttgctgtGTTTGATTATCTACAGTAG
- the EFCAB10 gene encoding EF-hand calcium-binding domain-containing protein 10 isoform X2, which produces MQAGGSRELEARNYLEKHRIMELVNYLTSTLLFFRPEKPREYLISILERLRIAKVTGVAFPFFMDHSNIVSMFEMMDTSHKGTISFVQYREGLKTLGLLDEDEVLQDDGHVITLEKFRSEVNKRTEKIWSAF; this is translated from the exons ATGCAGGCGGGCggcagcagggagctggaggcCAGGAATTACTTGGAAAAACACCGGATTATGGAGTTGGTAAACTATCTCACCAGCACCCTGCTCTTTTTCCGGCCGG AAAAACCAAGAGAGTATTTAATATCTATATTGGAACGACTGAGAATTGCCAAAGTAACAGGCgtggcttttcctttctttatggaTCACTCTAACATCGTGTCTATGTTTGAGATGATGGACACTTCACATAAAGGCACCATATCATTTGTGCAGTACCGAGAAG GCCTGAAAACCCTGGGTCTGTTGGATGAAGATGAAGTTTTACAAGATGATGGACATGTGATAACTTTGGAAAAATTCAGATCTGAAGT gaacAAGAGGACTGAGAAAATATGGTCAGCATTTTAA